The Streptomyces sp. NBC_00344 genome includes a window with the following:
- a CDS encoding DUF1990 family protein codes for MSALTYPEVGATRRTPLPAGYRHLHHRTRIGHGGEVFARAADAVTTWRMHRETGARMDVTDPRADPGTRLTVSLGIGPLRIDAPCQVVWAAYGQETAGFAYGTLDRHPERGEECFLVELAADGTVWFSVTAFSRPGCWYTAVAGPLIPVLQRAYARRLGRTLRRIAAA; via the coding sequence ATGAGCGCCCTCACCTACCCGGAAGTGGGCGCCACCCGGCGGACACCGCTGCCGGCCGGATACCGGCATCTGCACCACCGCACTCGGATCGGGCACGGCGGTGAGGTCTTCGCCAGGGCGGCCGACGCCGTCACCACCTGGCGCATGCACCGGGAGACCGGGGCCCGGATGGACGTGACGGATCCTCGCGCCGATCCCGGCACCCGGCTCACGGTCTCCCTGGGGATCGGGCCGCTTCGCATCGACGCTCCTTGCCAGGTGGTCTGGGCGGCGTACGGACAAGAGACGGCGGGTTTCGCCTACGGCACCCTGGACCGCCACCCGGAACGCGGTGAGGAGTGCTTCCTCGTCGAACTGGCAGCAGACGGGACGGTCTGGTTCAGCGTGACCGCCTTCTCACGGCCGGGATGCTGGTACACCGCGGTGGCGGGTCCGCTGATACCGGTCCTGCAACGGGCCTACGCCCGCCGCCTCGGGAGGACACTGCGCCGGATCGCCGCCGCGTGA